A section of the Humulus lupulus chromosome 2, drHumLupu1.1, whole genome shotgun sequence genome encodes:
- the LOC133818143 gene encoding 2-methylene-furan-3-one reductase-like: MAAPSFDSLPSVNKAWIYSDYGNSSDILKLDPNVPVPQPKEDQVLIKVVAASLNPIDFKRMHGLLKAVDDLPIVPGWDVAGVVVKVGSQVKKFKVGDEVYGDINETGTVKPEKFGTLAEYTAASEKVLALKPKNLSFVEAASLPLAMETAYEGLERGGLAPGKSVLVLGGAGGVGTHIIQLAKHVFGASKVAATASTAKLGMLRSLGADLAIDYTKENVEDLPEKFDVVFDTVGQVDRAVKVLKEGGKIVTIVGPAPEAIFFFLNSTATTLEKLEPYLESGKVKPLIDPKGQFPFSKTVEAYSYLETSRATGKIVIHPIP, translated from the exons ATGGCTGCTCCTTCTTTTGATTCCTTACCTTCTGTCAACAAAGCTTGGATTTACTCCGATTATGGCAACTCTTCCGATATCTTGAAGCTTGACCCCAACGTACCAGTTCCTCAACCCAAAGAAGACCAGGTTCTCATCAAGGTTGTGGCTGCCTCCCTCAATCCTATTGATTTCAAGAGAATGCACGGCCTTTTAAAAGCTGTTGATGATCTACCT ATTGTTCCGGGTTGGGATGTTGCTGGTGTGGTGGTAAAGGTGGGAAGCCAAGTAAAGAAATTCAAGGTCGGGGATGAAGTTTATGGAGATATCAATGAGACAGGTACAGTAAAACCGGAAAAGTTTGGTACTTTGGCTGAGTACACTGCTGCATCAGAGAAAGTTTTGGCTCTGAAACCAAAGAATCTGAGCTTTGTGGAAGCTGCTAGTCTTCCCTTAGCTATGGAGACTGCCTATGAGGGTCTTGAACGAGGTGGACTTGCTCCTGGTAAATCCGTTCTCGTTCTAGGAGGTGCTGGTGGAGTTGGAACTCACATTATTCAG CTTGCGAAACATGTTTTCGGTGCATCGAAAGTGGCTGCTACAGCCAGCACAGCGAAATTGGGCATGTTGAGGAGCTTGGGTGCTGATTTGGCTATTGATTACACCAAAGAGAATGTTGAGGACCTTCCTGAGAAATTTGATGTGGTGTTTGATACCGTTG GCCAAGTTGACCGAGCTGTTAAGGTCCTGAAAGAGGGCGGAAAGATTGTGACAATTGTAGGCCCTGCACCTGAAGCAATCTTCTTTTTTCTGAATTCAACTGCCACTACATTGGAGAAGCTGGAGCCTTACTTAGAGAGTGGTAAGGTGAAGCCATTGATTGATCCCAAAGGCCAGTTCCCATTTTCCAAGACCGTGGAAGCATATTCCTACCTTGAGACTTCCAGAGCTACAGGAAAGATTGTAATCCACCCCATCCCCTAA
- the LOC133818144 gene encoding 2-methylene-furan-3-one reductase-like: MAATSSRDDEIPSVNKAWTYSEYGQSSEVLKFFTTVPVPQVEEDQVLIKVIAASVNPVDFKRINGSFGDATNSSFPTVPGYDVAGVVVKVGSQVKKFKVGDEVYGDINEKGLEDLKQYGTLVEYTAAEEKLLALKPINLSFAEAASLPLAMETAYEGLERAHLSSGKSLLVLGGAGGVGTQVIQLAKYVFGASKVGATASTGKLELLRSLGADLAIDYTKENLEDLPEKFDVVYDAVGDEGAMKAVKDGGELVAITPPANTFVLTSTSSILEKLKPYVESGKVKPVIDPKGIFPFSKTVEAFSYLQTSRATGKVVVYPIP, translated from the exons ATGGCTGCAACTTCCAGCAGGGATGATGAGATACCGTCAGTAAATAAGGCCTGGACCTACTCAGAGTACGGGCAATCTTCTGAGGTGTTGAAGTTTTTTACAACTGTACCTGTTCCTCAAGTTGAAGAAGACCAGGTCCTGATCAAGGTTATTGCTGCATCCGTTAATCCAGTTGACTTCAAAAGGATTAATGGGTCTTTCGGAGATGCCACTAACTCTTCTTTTCCT ACTGTTCCGGGGTATGATGTTGCTGGTGTGGTAGTGAAGGTGGGAAGCCAAGTGAAAAAATTCAAGGTGGGAGATGAGGTGTATGGGGATATCAATGAGAAAGGATTAGAAGACTTGAAACAATATGGGACTTTGGTGGAGTACACTGCTGCAGAGGAGAAACTATTGGCTCTGAAACCAATAAATCTCAGCTTTGCTGAGGCTGCTAGCCTTCCCTTAGCCATGGAGACAGCCTACGAAGGCCTTGAACGAGCTCATCTTTCTTCTGGAAAATCACTTCTTGTTCTTGGTGGCGCTGGAGGAGTTGGAACTCAAGTTATCCAG CTAGCAAAATATGTTTTTGGGGCATCCAAAGTGGGAGCTACAGCAAGCACCGGAAAGTTGGAATTGTTGAGGAGCTTGGGTGCTGATTTGGCTATTGATTACACAAAAGAGAACTTGGAAGACTTGCCAGAGAAATTTGATGTGGTATATGATGCAGTTG GGGATGAGGGAGCAATGAAGGCCGTGAAAGATGGAGGTGAATTAGTGGCAATAACACCACCAGCAAATACATTTGTTCTCACTTCAACTTCTTCTATTTTAGAGAAATTGAAGCCTTACGTGGAGAGTGGGAAGGTCAAACCAGTGATCGATCCCAAAGGCATATTCCCATTTTCTAAGACTGTGGAGGCATTTTCCTATCTCCAAACTTCAAGAGCTACTGGGAAGGTTGTGGTATATCCCATCCCATGA
- the LOC133814478 gene encoding uncharacterized protein LOC133814478, with protein sequence MIPSTQHPQPPKLPRVEPLTQELVSISHNDSTSMSSNLTSLLKFVSPWDNDYHKKINIPSHVFGYNTIATLFNDDVTQFYNMDKIGQTPMILYLRLLDDILHTNGLDHLYAFQHLGEVSVGHENKRAQALKDRYIQMGENHFLICPWNNNEHWMLLLFQPHSHSVAFLDPINLQLRIEIKNIVRLAFTLYHTEKGKRVVSLKYYSPKCRQQPKTTECDLPYTDAKLNEVQEEWAKYILLQLAK encoded by the exons ATGATACCTTCTACTCAACATCCACAACCCCCAAAGCTTCCGCGTGTAGAGCCATTGACACAAGAGCTAGTGTCAATCTCTCATAATGATTCGACATCTATGTCAAGCAATTTGACCTCTTTATTGAAGTTTGTATCACCATGGGATAATGACTACCACAAGAAGATTAATATCCCATCGCATGTTTTTGGATACAACACGATTGCTACGCTTTTCAATGATGATGTGACACAATTTTACAACATGGACAAGATTGGGCAAACTCCAATGATATTGTATTTGAG GTTGTTGGATGATATACTACATACCAATGGGTTGGATCATTTGTACGCATTTCAGCATCTAGGTGAAGTTAGTGTAGGTCATGAGAATAAGCGTGCCCAAGCACTTAAAGATCGATATATTCAAATGGGCGAGAATCACTTCCTTATTTGTCCCTGGAATAACAA tgaacattggatgttattGCTATTTCAACCTCACTCACATTCAGTGGCGTTCTTGGATCCCATTAACCTTCAATTACGCATtgagattaaaaatatagttAGGCT TGCTTTCACGTTATATCATACGGAAAAAGGAAAAAGAGTTGTAAGTCTAAAGTATTATAGTCCAAAA TGCCGACAACAACCAAAAACCACAGAGTGCG ATTTACCATATACTGACGCTAAACTTAATGAAGTTCAGGAAGAGTGGGCAAAATATATTCTACTGCAACTCGCTAAATGA